The following proteins are co-located in the Pseudomonadota bacterium genome:
- a CDS encoding inosine/xanthosine triphosphatase, which translates to MKKWAEKLQTAGGRELVIDCLCHDGCALWKQELASVSAHKKDLARVREWLEVALVAGGQALVGELADAAAEVQRPTDPAVADLVVEWAQKYGDSDRLQNHWWPPVIVLGSKSEIKIAALTEALEILGFRAEIISVDVESGVPPQPQNEETRQGAMNRSSNAMAAYPGAAVYVAIENGIFQQPDGTWVDKAVVCLTTSAGNHYTYVVTFSDGVVFDTQYVEEARRRGFDKYTVGQVMQELGIVKDHRDPHADLSAKPRKDFLKEALVSVLPEFAEQLKADQRHAPAAETRGRTLSLRV; encoded by the coding sequence GTGAAGAAATGGGCGGAGAAATTGCAGACGGCCGGGGGCCGTGAACTGGTCATCGATTGCCTTTGCCACGATGGATGTGCGCTCTGGAAGCAGGAGCTGGCTTCTGTATCGGCCCATAAAAAAGATCTGGCCCGGGTAAGGGAGTGGCTTGAGGTTGCCCTGGTTGCCGGGGGTCAGGCACTGGTGGGTGAACTGGCGGATGCAGCGGCAGAGGTCCAGCGGCCCACGGACCCGGCGGTTGCGGATCTTGTTGTTGAATGGGCGCAGAAGTATGGGGACAGTGACCGCCTCCAGAATCACTGGTGGCCGCCTGTCATTGTTCTGGGATCAAAAAGCGAAATCAAGATCGCGGCGCTGACAGAGGCGCTGGAGATCCTGGGTTTCAGGGCTGAAATCATTTCCGTTGATGTGGAATCCGGTGTTCCGCCACAGCCGCAGAATGAGGAAACCCGGCAGGGCGCCATGAACCGCTCCTCCAACGCCATGGCAGCTTACCCGGGTGCCGCAGTCTATGTGGCCATCGAGAATGGAATTTTCCAGCAGCCGGATGGTACATGGGTTGACAAGGCGGTCGTCTGCCTGACCACAAGCGCCGGTAATCATTACACCTATGTTGTCACATTCTCGGACGGTGTGGTGTTTGATACGCAGTATGTTGAGGAGGCCCGTCGGCGTGGCTTTGACAAATATACAGTCGGCCAGGTTATGCAGGAACTGGGCATTGTCAAGGACCACAGGGATCCCCATGCAGACCTTTCCGCAAAACCCCGAAAGGATTTCCTGAAAGAGGCTCTTGTTTCCGTTCTTCCAGAGTTTGCGGAACAG